In the Stakelama saccharophila genome, AACGCGCAAACCGACTGTCGGTGATGCCGCTCGTCCGCGCCATGCTGTGGCTCACCATCCTGCTCGGGACGGTGTTCCTCGTCGTCAAGGGGCTGGAATACCACAAGGATGTGAGCGAACACCTTGTCCCCGGACCGCACTTCAAGCTGGAGCATGGACCGGCGGAGCAGTTCTGGGCCTTCTACTGGACGGCGACCGGCGTCCATGCCGTCCATCTGACGATCGGCATCGGTGCCGTCATGCGGCTGGCCTGGATCGACTGGCGGTCGGATCTGTCGCGGCGGGATACCCTGATCGAGGCGACGGCGCTCTACCTGCACCTCGTCGACATCATCTGGTTGACGCTCTATCCACTACTGTATCTGGCAG is a window encoding:
- a CDS encoding cytochrome c oxidase subunit 3, with the translated sequence MADDLLLHEPFENPARQRVAVPFGMWAFLTTEILFFAGIFLFYAHSRWNGGQAFLEGAKESAFWYGTINTAILMTSSLAMAIAERANRLSVMPLVRAMLWLTILLGTVFLVVKGLEYHKDVSEHLVPGPHFKLEHGPAEQFWAFYWTATGVHAVHLTIGIGAVMRLAWIDWRSDLSRRDTLIEATALYLHLVDIIWLTLYPLLYLAGRQ